The proteins below come from a single Canis aureus isolate CA01 chromosome 14, VMU_Caureus_v.1.0, whole genome shotgun sequence genomic window:
- the ZFP41 gene encoding zinc finger protein 41 homolog → MEKPTGKKKAQTPKEEVEVLKDAPKEENVSGGKKPRRSSVARKHSKEASLSPEDEEHLFDAFDASFKDDFEGVPVFTPFQRKKPYECGECGRVFKHKTDHLRHQRVHTGEKPFPCDACGKTFRHSSDVTKHHRIHTGEKPFKCSECGKAFNCGSNLLKHRKTHTGEKPYECQECGKTFAYSSCLIRHRKRHPRKKH, encoded by the coding sequence atggagaagccCACGGGCAAAAAGAAGGCACAGACCCCAAAGGAAGAAGTAGAGGTGCTGAAGGACGCTCCCAAAGAAGAGAATGTGTCTGGGGGGAAAAAGCCCAGGAGGTCCTCTGTGGCGAGGAAGCACAGCAAGGAAGCCAGCCTGAGCCCCGAGGATGAAGAACATTTATTTGACGCCTTCGATGCTTCGTTTAAAGATGACTTTGAGGGGGTCCCTGTGTTCACTCCTTTCCAGAGAAAGAAGCCCTACGAGTGCGGGGAGTGCGGCCGCGTCTTTAAGCACAAGACAGACCACCTCCGCCACCAGCGGGTacacacaggagagaagcccTTCCCGTGCGACGCGTGTGGGAAGACGTTCCGCCACAGCTCCGACGTCACCAAGCACCACAGAATCCATACTGGAGAAAAGCCCTTCAAATGCAGCGAATGCGGGAAGGCCTTCAACTGCGGCTCCAACCTCCTGAAACATCGGAAGACGCACACCGGGGAGAAGCCGTACGAGTGCCAGGAATGCGGGAAGACCTTTGCCTACAGCTCCTGCCTCATCCGCCATCGGAAGCGTCACCCGCGGAAGAAGCACTGA
- the GLI4 gene encoding zinc finger protein GLI4 isoform X2: MATLGDGQEPPRVPSPVNLASPGTPGPHHSEARLHLHGRQHGTHPALHSLHRHPPPALQAGLEAARWPLGLLHPCTGVGPRAAVVEAADRALVSGCQNHGSSQCLVDAHGWVLLTSAIRKSQGSNHATRATGAQASLLTADDTDEPVTTDSPGCSPEVPSQPLQEEELSDLDLQDVEEVQIGRDTCWPDSEAEPAQAASSPRPRRPEDQVDQAGGALRTLLRSLPRRPKCGDRFGQEASLERPAGHQPPGPAPRPQQSGPWCTTLRAPGASGMAGEPARAAELGGGRDAGPGARQGGPRGGKPHRCEACGKSFKYKSLLLKHQRIHTGEKPYACHECGKRFRGWSGFIQHHRIHTGEKPYECGQCGRAFSHSSHFTQHLRIHNGEKPYKCGECGQAFSQSSNLVRHQRLHTGEKPYACSQCGKAFIWSSVLIEHQRIHTGEKPYECGDCGKAFRGRSHFFRHLRTHTGEKPFACGACGKAFGQSSQLIQHQRVHYRE; this comes from the exons ATGGCGACCCTGGGGGACGGTCAGGAGCCCCCCCGTGTCCCGTCCCCTGTCAATCTTGCATCACCAGGGACACCTGGACCCCACCACAGCGAGGCCCGGCTTCACCTGCACGGTCGTCAACACGGTACTCACCCTGCGCTGCACTCCCTCCACCGCCACCCACCACCGGCACTGCAGGCTGGACTAGAGGCAGCTCGCTGGCCACTGGGGCTCCTGCACCCTTGCACTGGGGTCGGGCCGCGGGCAGCAGTGGTTGAGGCTGCAGACCGAGCCTT GGTCTCAGGATGTCAAAACCATGGAAGTAGCCAGTGCCTGGTTGATGCTCATGGGTGGGTCTTGCTCACTTCAGCCATCAGGAAGTCCCAGGGCTCTAACCATGCCACACGTGCCACAGGAGCCCAGGCCTCACTCCTCACAGCTGACGACACAGATGAGCCAGTGACAACAG ACTCCCCTGGCTGCAGCCCTGAGGTGCCCTCCCAGCCACTGCAGGAGGAGGAGCTGTCCGACCTGGATCTCCAAGATGTGGAGGAGGTCCAGATTGGCAGAGATACCTGCTGGCCAG ACTCGGAGGCAGAACCCGCGCAGGCCGCGTCgtctccccgcccccgccgccccgaggACCAGGTGGACCAGGCCGGGGGGGCCCTGAGGACCCTTCTGAGGAGCCTGCCCCGTAGACCCAAGTGTGGGGACCGCTTTGGGCAGGAGGCCAGCCTGGAGCGGCCCGCAGGCCACCAGCCTCCgggcccggcgccccgcccccagcagagCGGCCCCTGGTGCACGACGCTGCGCGCCCCCGGGGCCTCCGGGATGGCGGGGGAGCCCGCGCGGGCCGCGGAGCTGGGGGGCGGCCGGGacgcggggcccggggcgcggcaGGGGGGCCCGCGGGGCGGGAAGCCACACCGCTGCGAGGCCTGCGGCAAGAGCTTCAAGTACAAGTCGCTGCTGCTCAAGCACCAGCGCATCCACACGGGCGAGAAGCCGTACGCGTGCCACGAGTGCGGGAAGCGCTTCCGCGGCTGGTCGGGCTTCATCCAGCACCACCGCATCCACACGGGCGAGAAGCCGTACGAGTGCGGCCAGTGCGGCCGCGCCTTCAGCCACAGCTCGCACTTCACGCAGCACCTGCGCATCCACAACGGCGAGAAGCCCTACAAGTGCGGCGAGTGCGGCCAGGCCTTCAGCCAGAGCTCCAACCTGGTGCGGCACCAGCGGCTGCACACGGGCGAGAAGCCGTACGCCTGCAGCCAGTGCGGCAAGGCCTTCATCTGGAGCTCCGTGCTCATCGAGCACCAGCGCATCCACACCGGCGAGAAGCCCTACGAGTGCGGCGACTGCGGCAAGGCCTTCCGCGGCCGCTCGCACTTCTTCCGGCACCTGCGGACGCACACGGGCGAGAAGCCCTTCGCCTGCGGCGCCTGCGGCAAGGCCTTCGGCCAGAGCTCGCAGCTCATCCAGCACCAGAGGGTCCACTACCGGGAGTAG
- the GLI4 gene encoding zinc finger protein GLI4 isoform X3 has protein sequence MATLGDGQEPPRVPSPVNLASPGTPGPHHSEARLHLHGRQHDSPGCSPEVPSQPLQEEELSDLDLQDVEEVQIGRDTCWPDSEAEPAQAASSPRPRRPEDQVDQAGGALRTLLRSLPRRPKCGDRFGQEASLERPAGHQPPGPAPRPQQSGPWCTTLRAPGASGMAGEPARAAELGGGRDAGPGARQGGPRGGKPHRCEACGKSFKYKSLLLKHQRIHTGEKPYACHECGKRFRGWSGFIQHHRIHTGEKPYECGQCGRAFSHSSHFTQHLRIHNGEKPYKCGECGQAFSQSSNLVRHQRLHTGEKPYACSQCGKAFIWSSVLIEHQRIHTGEKPYECGDCGKAFRGRSHFFRHLRTHTGEKPFACGACGKAFGQSSQLIQHQRVHYRE, from the exons ATGGCGACCCTGGGGGACGGTCAGGAGCCCCCCCGTGTCCCGTCCCCTGTCAATCTTGCATCACCAGGGACACCTGGACCCCACCACAGCGAGGCCCGGCTTCACCTGCACGGTCGTCAACACG ACTCCCCTGGCTGCAGCCCTGAGGTGCCCTCCCAGCCACTGCAGGAGGAGGAGCTGTCCGACCTGGATCTCCAAGATGTGGAGGAGGTCCAGATTGGCAGAGATACCTGCTGGCCAG ACTCGGAGGCAGAACCCGCGCAGGCCGCGTCgtctccccgcccccgccgccccgaggACCAGGTGGACCAGGCCGGGGGGGCCCTGAGGACCCTTCTGAGGAGCCTGCCCCGTAGACCCAAGTGTGGGGACCGCTTTGGGCAGGAGGCCAGCCTGGAGCGGCCCGCAGGCCACCAGCCTCCgggcccggcgccccgcccccagcagagCGGCCCCTGGTGCACGACGCTGCGCGCCCCCGGGGCCTCCGGGATGGCGGGGGAGCCCGCGCGGGCCGCGGAGCTGGGGGGCGGCCGGGacgcggggcccggggcgcggcaGGGGGGCCCGCGGGGCGGGAAGCCACACCGCTGCGAGGCCTGCGGCAAGAGCTTCAAGTACAAGTCGCTGCTGCTCAAGCACCAGCGCATCCACACGGGCGAGAAGCCGTACGCGTGCCACGAGTGCGGGAAGCGCTTCCGCGGCTGGTCGGGCTTCATCCAGCACCACCGCATCCACACGGGCGAGAAGCCGTACGAGTGCGGCCAGTGCGGCCGCGCCTTCAGCCACAGCTCGCACTTCACGCAGCACCTGCGCATCCACAACGGCGAGAAGCCCTACAAGTGCGGCGAGTGCGGCCAGGCCTTCAGCCAGAGCTCCAACCTGGTGCGGCACCAGCGGCTGCACACGGGCGAGAAGCCGTACGCCTGCAGCCAGTGCGGCAAGGCCTTCATCTGGAGCTCCGTGCTCATCGAGCACCAGCGCATCCACACCGGCGAGAAGCCCTACGAGTGCGGCGACTGCGGCAAGGCCTTCCGCGGCCGCTCGCACTTCTTCCGGCACCTGCGGACGCACACGGGCGAGAAGCCCTTCGCCTGCGGCGCCTGCGGCAAGGCCTTCGGCCAGAGCTCGCAGCTCATCCAGCACCAGAGGGTCCACTACCGGGAGTAG
- the GLI4 gene encoding zinc finger protein GLI4 isoform X1, whose translation MHFLCHFHLQRAPLPARKVPPPPPSWPQNNTPWKARPSSVVSRSGPGWGPPLRHSKPIPCCVPASLEVPRVGGHSGWVPQDGTPRAGVGDSPASTQGFQRWWQPMGGPGRGTCGCRSQKAHVLGTARPWGGAGSVWKALVALAGTHPHPQSRAAKRCPGAPQGRLSHGCTPISQVPRPLGRMGPAGGRGGAWCEEQVAFYRQLNEARARLGGGGDEPPSPVPPDSPGCSPEVPSQPLQEEELSDLDLQDVEEVQIGRDTCWPDSEAEPAQAASSPRPRRPEDQVDQAGGALRTLLRSLPRRPKCGDRFGQEASLERPAGHQPPGPAPRPQQSGPWCTTLRAPGASGMAGEPARAAELGGGRDAGPGARQGGPRGGKPHRCEACGKSFKYKSLLLKHQRIHTGEKPYACHECGKRFRGWSGFIQHHRIHTGEKPYECGQCGRAFSHSSHFTQHLRIHNGEKPYKCGECGQAFSQSSNLVRHQRLHTGEKPYACSQCGKAFIWSSVLIEHQRIHTGEKPYECGDCGKAFRGRSHFFRHLRTHTGEKPFACGACGKAFGQSSQLIQHQRVHYRE comes from the exons ATGCACTTTCTCTGCCATTTTCACCTACAAAGAGCACCTCTTCCAGCCAgaaaagtccccccccccccgccctcatGGCCCCAGAACAACACCCCCTGGAAGGCCCGCCCCAGCAGCGTGGTGTCCAGGAGCGGCCCAGGCTGGGGGCCTCCCCTGAGGCACAGCAAGCCTATCCCGTGCTGCGTCCCAGCCTCCCTGGAGGTGCCCAGGGTTGGGGGACACAGTGGGTGGGTGCCTCAGGATGGCACCCCAAGAGCAGGTGTGGGGGACAGCCCAGCCAGCACCCAGGGTTTTCAGAGATGGTGGCAACCGATGGGGGGGCCAGGGAGAGGAACGTGTGGATGTCGCAGCCAGAAAGCTCACGTTCTTGGGACTGCCCGACCCTGGGGAGGTGCTGGGAGCGTTTGGAAGGCTCTGGTGGCTCTTGCTGggacacacccccacccccagtccagaGCAGCCAAGCGGTGCCCTGGGGCCCCTCAGGGAAGGCTGTCCCATGGCTGCACCCCCATCTCCCAAGTGCCTCGACCCTTGGGACGCATGGGACCAGCAGGAGGGCGAGGAGGTGCGTGGTGTGAGGAGCAGGTGGCGTTCTACAGGCAGCTGAACGAGGCCCGGGCTAgattgggaggagggggagatgaGCCCCCGTCCCCTGTGCCCCCAGACTCCCCTGGCTGCAGCCCTGAGGTGCCCTCCCAGCCACTGCAGGAGGAGGAGCTGTCCGACCTGGATCTCCAAGATGTGGAGGAGGTCCAGATTGGCAGAGATACCTGCTGGCCAG ACTCGGAGGCAGAACCCGCGCAGGCCGCGTCgtctccccgcccccgccgccccgaggACCAGGTGGACCAGGCCGGGGGGGCCCTGAGGACCCTTCTGAGGAGCCTGCCCCGTAGACCCAAGTGTGGGGACCGCTTTGGGCAGGAGGCCAGCCTGGAGCGGCCCGCAGGCCACCAGCCTCCgggcccggcgccccgcccccagcagagCGGCCCCTGGTGCACGACGCTGCGCGCCCCCGGGGCCTCCGGGATGGCGGGGGAGCCCGCGCGGGCCGCGGAGCTGGGGGGCGGCCGGGacgcggggcccggggcgcggcaGGGGGGCCCGCGGGGCGGGAAGCCACACCGCTGCGAGGCCTGCGGCAAGAGCTTCAAGTACAAGTCGCTGCTGCTCAAGCACCAGCGCATCCACACGGGCGAGAAGCCGTACGCGTGCCACGAGTGCGGGAAGCGCTTCCGCGGCTGGTCGGGCTTCATCCAGCACCACCGCATCCACACGGGCGAGAAGCCGTACGAGTGCGGCCAGTGCGGCCGCGCCTTCAGCCACAGCTCGCACTTCACGCAGCACCTGCGCATCCACAACGGCGAGAAGCCCTACAAGTGCGGCGAGTGCGGCCAGGCCTTCAGCCAGAGCTCCAACCTGGTGCGGCACCAGCGGCTGCACACGGGCGAGAAGCCGTACGCCTGCAGCCAGTGCGGCAAGGCCTTCATCTGGAGCTCCGTGCTCATCGAGCACCAGCGCATCCACACCGGCGAGAAGCCCTACGAGTGCGGCGACTGCGGCAAGGCCTTCCGCGGCCGCTCGCACTTCTTCCGGCACCTGCGGACGCACACGGGCGAGAAGCCCTTCGCCTGCGGCGCCTGCGGCAAGGCCTTCGGCCAGAGCTCGCAGCTCATCCAGCACCAGAGGGTCCACTACCGGGAGTAG